One genomic region from Oryzias melastigma strain HK-1 linkage group LG19, ASM292280v2, whole genome shotgun sequence encodes:
- the LOC112154270 gene encoding cytochrome c oxidase assembly protein COX11, mitochondrial, producing the protein MLLPPTLHCRRASPLLAGCVRTLHSGHPRALRPLAESLLRRRPPSRLEARFRSRRSQEEEWRNRNKTVLTYIAAAGVGMIGLSYAAVPLYRLYCQATGLGGTAVAGHDADQVETMKPVRERVIKVTFNADTHASIQWNFRPQQTEIYVVPGETALAFYRAKNPTDKPIIGISTYNVVPFDAGQYFNKIQCFCFEEQRLNPHEEVDMPVFFYIDPEFDDDPRMARVDTITLSYTFFEAKEGQQLPLPGYSYN; encoded by the exons ATGCTGCTGCCTCCGACGCTCCACTGCCGCCGCGCCTCTCCCCTGCTGGCAGGATGCGTGCGAACGCTGCACTCCGGCCATCCCAGAGCACTGCGCCCCCTGGCGGAATCGCTGCTGCGGAGGCGGCCTCCCTCTCGCCTTGAGGCTCGCTTTAGGAGCAGGAGGAGTCAGGAGGAGGAGTGGAGGAACAGGAACAAGACGGTGCTGACGTACATCGCTGCGGCCGGCGTGGGGATGATTGGCCTGTCGTACGCCGCAGTGCCGCTCTACCGTCTCTACTGTCAG GCGACAGGGCTCGGCGGCACGGCGGTGGCTGGCCACGATGCAGACCAGGTGGAGACGATGAAGCCGGTGAGGGAGAGGGTCATCAAAGTGACCTTCAACGCAGACACCCACGCCAGCATCCAGTGGAACTTCAGGCCGCAGCAGACGGAGATCTAT GTGGTTCCAGGCGAGACGGCACTCGCCTTCTACAGAGCCAAGAACCCCACAGACAAACCCATCATCGGCATCTCCACCTACAACGTGGTGCCATTCGATGCCGGGCAGTACTTCAACAAGATCCAG TGTTTCTGCTTCGAGGAGCAGCGGCTGAACCCCCACGAGGAGGTTGACATGCCCGTCTTTTTCTACATTGACCCGGAGTTTGATGACGACCCCAGGATGGCACGGGTGGACACCATCACCCTCTCCTACACCTTCTTCGAGGCTAAGGAAGGGCAACAGTTGCCCCTGCCGGGATACAGTTATAACTGA
- the LOC112154269 gene encoding chromobox protein homolog 2, with the protein MEGVTVGQVFDAECILSKRSRKGKFEYLVKWRGWSSKHNSWEPEENILDPRLLAAFHKREQERELLFQKKGKRPRGRPRKILPPLTADKDSRSSSCSSSGLSSPHISSSSEDEEHTKKAKPSNVHPVPQKRPHIMLAKADPPRKKKRGRKPLPPDLKVLRQVKNRPSPLPPRHHQPIRLPREDTRPGIKKPLQPASFTYLSRTSRDEAAASSHAFSQSAASKVGSISMWVGRSLSASSPSSKTGPSQKNSYLKRSFSESGGGSFKMSPVKSGGTSSSPGAHGSFSGSQVVIQSPAPSQKRPEGQGVKTGVVQHKQQNPGLSKPSSSSSPFLRDRASQALNLRAVNLQSVSKTPTGGPHGSSDFKSGTVKGGSRSSLSAGGGAERGRDREQVMRGDSALRDKRNQRSDSQDRGLNELSTGDSDEISSSESERGPALFPDKTRPSLGVSATDSDTETDWRPERYLLEHVSVTDVTANFITVTVKESPTSVGFFNSRNH; encoded by the exons ATGGAGGGGGTCACGGTGGGCCAGGTATTCGACGCGGAGTGCATTCTAAGCAAGCGGTCCAGAAAG GGAAAGTTCGAGTATCTGGTGAAGTGGAGGGGCTGGTCGTCCAA GCACAACAGCTGGGAGCCGGAGGAGAACATTCTGGACCCCAGGCTTCTGGCTGCGTTTCACAAGAG AGAACAAGAGCGAGAGCTTCTGTTCCAGAAGAAAGGGAAGCGCCCACGTGGAAGACCTCGAAAGATTTTG CCACCGCTTACGGCAGACAAGGACAGCCGATCTTCATCGTGCTCTTCCTCTGGCCTCTCGTCGCCACATATCTCCTCTTCATCAGAAGATGAGGAGCACACAAAAAAGGCCAAGCCATCGAACGTCCACCCTGTCCCGCAGAAGAGGCCTCATATCATGCTGGCCAAAGCAGACCCCCCTCGTAAGAAGAAACGTGGGAGGAAGCCCCTGCCCCCCGACCTGAAGGTGCTGCGTCAGGTAAAGAACCgaccttctcctcttcctccacgcCACCACCAGCCAATCAGGTTACCCAGGGAGGATACGCGGCCCGGCATAAAGAAGCCGCTACAGCCGGCCAGCTTCACTTACTTGAGCAGGACGTCCAGAGATGAGGCCGCCGCTTCTTCCCACGCTTTCTCTCAGAGTGCAGCTTCCAAAGTTGGGTCCATCAGCATGTGGGTGGGCCGCTCCCTGTCCGCCTCCTCTCCGTCCTCCAAGACCGGCCCATCCCAGAAAAACTCTTACCTGAAGCGCTCCTTCTCAGAAAGTGGAGGGGGGAGCTTTAAAATGTCTCCTGTCAAATCAGGTGGAACCTCGAGCTCCCCCGGGGCACATGGTAGCTTCAGTGGGAGCCAGGTGGTAATTCAGAGCCCCGCCCCAAGTCAAAAGAGGCCAGAAGGTCAGGGAGTGAAGACGGGAGTGGTTCAACACAAGCAGCAGAATCCTGGGCTCTCCAAaccttcatcatcatcgtcTCCCTTCCTACGAGACCGAGCCAGCCAGGCGCTCAACCTCAGAGCGGTTAACCTGCAGAGTGTCAGCAAGACCCCCACTGGGGGCCCGCACGGGAGCTCAGACTTCAAGAGTGGGACTGTTAAAGGGGGGTCACGGAGCAGCCTGTCAGCTGGCGGTGGCGCAGAGCGGGGACGGGACAGAGAGCAAGTGATGCGGGGCGACAGCGCCCTGAGGGACAAACGTAACCAGCGGAGTGACTCTCAGGACCGCGGCCTGAATGAGCTCAGCACCGGAGACTCTGATGAGATCAGCAGCAGTGAGTCCGAACGCGGTCCCGCCCTGTTCCCCGACAAAACCCGGCCCAGCCTCGGCGTCAGCGCCACTGACTCGGACACAGAAACGGACTGGCGACCCGAGAGGTACCTCCTGGAACACGTCTCCGTCACCGACGTCACGGCCAACTTCATCACGGTGACGGTGAAGGAGTCACCCACCAGCGTGGGCTTCTTTAATTCACGCAATCATTGA